A genome region from Hevea brasiliensis isolate MT/VB/25A 57/8 chromosome 7, ASM3005281v1, whole genome shotgun sequence includes the following:
- the LOC110654902 gene encoding glutamate receptor 3.4 isoform X2, translating into MDMLLIIGSDHRLRMARIQLLFIFCIICLPMEVIGKTGNASASSPRPSVVNIGALFTINSVIGRAAKPAIEAAVDDVNSDSSILQGTKLNLTILDTNCSGFIGTMEALQLVENDVVAAIGPQSSGIAHVISHVVNELHVPLLSFGATDPTLSALQYPYFLRTTQSDYFQMLAIADLVAYFGWREVIAIFVDDDYGRNGISALGDALAKKRCKISYKAAFTPGAPKSAINDLLVGVNLMESRVYVVHVNPDSGLQIFAVAHSLGMMSKGYVWIATDWLPSLLDSVDPLDIDTMNLLQGVVALRHYTPDTDMKKRFLSKWNGLKNKDTRGPAGFNSYALYAYDSVWLAARALDAFFNEGGNASFSDDPKLHDRNGSSLHLSLLRVFDGGQQYLQTLLRMNFTGLSGQIQFDQDKNLAHPAYDVINIGGTGSRRIGYWSNHSGLSIVPPETLYGKPSNTSTSNQHLYTTIWPGENPDIPRGWVFPNNGKPLRIAVPNRASYKEFVAKDKNPPGVRGYCIDVFEAAINLLPYPVPRTYMLYGDGKRNPVYNELVNAVSQNDYDAAVGDVTIVTNRTRIVDFTQPYMESGLVVVAAVKEEKSSPWAFLKPFTVQMWCVTGAFFLFVGAVVWILEHRINHEFRGPPSQQLITIFWFSFSTMFFSHSK; encoded by the exons ATGGACATGTTGCTGATTATTGGGTCTGACCATAGGCTACGCATGGCAAGAATACAGTTGTTATTCATTTTTTGTATTATTTGTTTGCCAATGGAAGTCATCGGTAAGACTGGAAATGCCAGTGCTTCTTCACCGAGACCTAGTGTTGTGAATATTGGAGCTCTATTTACTATTAATTCTGTAATTGGGAGAGCAGCTAAGCCAGCAATTGAAGCTGCAGTTGATGATGTAAACTCAGATTCCAGTATTCTTCAAGGGACAAAGCTGAATCTTACTATACTTGACACTAATTGCAGTGGATTTATTGGAACCATGGAAG CTTTGCAGCTGGTGGAAAATGATGTGGTTGCAGCAATTGGCCCTCAATCATCTGGAATAGCTCATGTCATCTCTCATGTTGTTAATGAACTTCATGTACCGCTTTTATCGTTTGGAGCAACAGACCCGACGCTTTCTGCACTTCAGTATCCATATTTCCTCCGCACTACACAAAGTGACTATTTCCAGATGCTTGCAATCGCCGATCTGGTTGCATATTTTGGATGGAGGGAGGTAATTGCCATCTTTGTAGATGATGATTATGGGAGAAATGGCATATCTGCATTGGGTGATGCCCTGGCAAAGAAGCGCTGTAAGATCTCTTACAAGGCTGCCTTCACCCCTGGAGCACCCAAGAGTGCAATCAATGACTTGTTAGTTGGAGTAAACCTGATGGAATCCCGGGTGTATGTTGTCCATGTAAATCCTGATTCTGGTTTGCAAATTTTTGCTGTTGCCCACAGTCTTGGGATGATGAGCAAGGGCTATGTTTGGATTGCTACAGATTGGCTTCCTTCTCTTTTAGATTCAGTAGATCCACTTGATATTGACACAATGAATCTCTTACAAGGGGTTGTTGCTCTTCGCCATTACACTCCAGATACTGATATGAAGAAAAGGTTTTTGTCAAAGTGGAACGGCCTAAAGAATAAGGATACTAGGGGACCTGCTGGGTTCAATTCTTATGCTCTCTATGCTTATGATTCAGTATGGTTAGCTGCCCGAGCTCTAGATGCTTTTTTCAATGAAGGTGGAAATGCATCTTTCTCTGATGACCCAAAGTTGCATGACAGAAATGGAAGCTCATTGCACTTGTCATTACTCCGTGTTTTCGATGGAGGTCAACAGTATCTCCAGACACTTCTTAGGATGAACTTCACAGGTCTCAGTGGTCAAATCCAGTTTGATCAGGATAAGAATTTAGCTCATCCAGCATATGATGTTATTAATATTGGTGGGACAGGATCCCGCAGGATTGGCTATTGGTCAAATCATTCTGGTCTTTCAATTGTTCCTCCAGAGACCTTATATGGGAAGCCTTCCAATACTTCTACCAGCAACCAACATCTTTACACCACAATATGGCCAGGTGAAAATCCAGACATTCCTAGAGGATGGGTATTTCCCAACAACGGGAAGCCACTGCGTATAGCAGTACCCAATCGAGCAAGTTATAAAGAATTTGTGGCTAAGGACAAAAACCCTCCAGGGGTTAGAGGATATTGTATTGATGTGTTTGAAGCTGCCATAAACTTGCTGCCATATCCTGTCCCACGCACATATATGCTATATGGAGATGGAAAGAGAAACCCTGTATACAATGAACTTGTCAATGCAGTTTCTCAAAAT GATTATGATGCAGCTGTGGGAGATGTTACAATAGTTACAAATAGAACAAGAATTGTGGATTTTACACAGCCCTACATGGAATCAGGACTTGTTGTAGTTGCTGCTGTCAAGGAAGAAAAGTCTAGCCCTTGGGCATTCCTCAAGCCATTTACTGTGCAAATGTGGTGTGTCACTGGTGCCTTCTTTCTTTTTGTGGGTGCTGTTGTCTGGATTCTTGAGCACCGGATTAATCATGAATTTCGTGGTCCACCAAGCCAACAGCTTATCACAATATTCTG GTTTAGTTTCTCAACAATGTTCTTCTCCCACAGTAAGTGA
- the LOC110654902 gene encoding glutamate receptor 3.4 isoform X1 has product MDMLLIIGSDHRLRMARIQLLFIFCIICLPMEVIGKTGNASASSPRPSVVNIGALFTINSVIGRAAKPAIEAAVDDVNSDSSILQGTKLNLTILDTNCSGFIGTMEALQLVENDVVAAIGPQSSGIAHVISHVVNELHVPLLSFGATDPTLSALQYPYFLRTTQSDYFQMLAIADLVAYFGWREVIAIFVDDDYGRNGISALGDALAKKRCKISYKAAFTPGAPKSAINDLLVGVNLMESRVYVVHVNPDSGLQIFAVAHSLGMMSKGYVWIATDWLPSLLDSVDPLDIDTMNLLQGVVALRHYTPDTDMKKRFLSKWNGLKNKDTRGPAGFNSYALYAYDSVWLAARALDAFFNEGGNASFSDDPKLHDRNGSSLHLSLLRVFDGGQQYLQTLLRMNFTGLSGQIQFDQDKNLAHPAYDVINIGGTGSRRIGYWSNHSGLSIVPPETLYGKPSNTSTSNQHLYTTIWPGENPDIPRGWVFPNNGKPLRIAVPNRASYKEFVAKDKNPPGVRGYCIDVFEAAINLLPYPVPRTYMLYGDGKRNPVYNELVNAVSQNDYDAAVGDVTIVTNRTRIVDFTQPYMESGLVVVAAVKEEKSSPWAFLKPFTVQMWCVTGAFFLFVGAVVWILEHRINHEFRGPPSQQLITIFWFSFSTMFFSHRENTASTLGRMVLIIWLFVVLIINSSYTASLTSILTVQQLTSRIEGIDSLISSTEPIGVQDGSFTWNYLVEELNIAESRLVKLKNQDEYFSALKRGPTAGGVAAIVDELPYIELFLSNTDCAFRTVGQEFTKSGWGFAFQKDSPLAVDLSTAILQLSENGDLQKIHNKWLTHAECSMQINEVDENRLSLSSFWGLFLICGFACFIALTIFFFRVLCQYRKFAQDDGEVREVEEIQRARPRRSLCSFKDLIDFADRKEEEIKEMLRRKGSDSKRQASPSTEETS; this is encoded by the exons ATGGACATGTTGCTGATTATTGGGTCTGACCATAGGCTACGCATGGCAAGAATACAGTTGTTATTCATTTTTTGTATTATTTGTTTGCCAATGGAAGTCATCGGTAAGACTGGAAATGCCAGTGCTTCTTCACCGAGACCTAGTGTTGTGAATATTGGAGCTCTATTTACTATTAATTCTGTAATTGGGAGAGCAGCTAAGCCAGCAATTGAAGCTGCAGTTGATGATGTAAACTCAGATTCCAGTATTCTTCAAGGGACAAAGCTGAATCTTACTATACTTGACACTAATTGCAGTGGATTTATTGGAACCATGGAAG CTTTGCAGCTGGTGGAAAATGATGTGGTTGCAGCAATTGGCCCTCAATCATCTGGAATAGCTCATGTCATCTCTCATGTTGTTAATGAACTTCATGTACCGCTTTTATCGTTTGGAGCAACAGACCCGACGCTTTCTGCACTTCAGTATCCATATTTCCTCCGCACTACACAAAGTGACTATTTCCAGATGCTTGCAATCGCCGATCTGGTTGCATATTTTGGATGGAGGGAGGTAATTGCCATCTTTGTAGATGATGATTATGGGAGAAATGGCATATCTGCATTGGGTGATGCCCTGGCAAAGAAGCGCTGTAAGATCTCTTACAAGGCTGCCTTCACCCCTGGAGCACCCAAGAGTGCAATCAATGACTTGTTAGTTGGAGTAAACCTGATGGAATCCCGGGTGTATGTTGTCCATGTAAATCCTGATTCTGGTTTGCAAATTTTTGCTGTTGCCCACAGTCTTGGGATGATGAGCAAGGGCTATGTTTGGATTGCTACAGATTGGCTTCCTTCTCTTTTAGATTCAGTAGATCCACTTGATATTGACACAATGAATCTCTTACAAGGGGTTGTTGCTCTTCGCCATTACACTCCAGATACTGATATGAAGAAAAGGTTTTTGTCAAAGTGGAACGGCCTAAAGAATAAGGATACTAGGGGACCTGCTGGGTTCAATTCTTATGCTCTCTATGCTTATGATTCAGTATGGTTAGCTGCCCGAGCTCTAGATGCTTTTTTCAATGAAGGTGGAAATGCATCTTTCTCTGATGACCCAAAGTTGCATGACAGAAATGGAAGCTCATTGCACTTGTCATTACTCCGTGTTTTCGATGGAGGTCAACAGTATCTCCAGACACTTCTTAGGATGAACTTCACAGGTCTCAGTGGTCAAATCCAGTTTGATCAGGATAAGAATTTAGCTCATCCAGCATATGATGTTATTAATATTGGTGGGACAGGATCCCGCAGGATTGGCTATTGGTCAAATCATTCTGGTCTTTCAATTGTTCCTCCAGAGACCTTATATGGGAAGCCTTCCAATACTTCTACCAGCAACCAACATCTTTACACCACAATATGGCCAGGTGAAAATCCAGACATTCCTAGAGGATGGGTATTTCCCAACAACGGGAAGCCACTGCGTATAGCAGTACCCAATCGAGCAAGTTATAAAGAATTTGTGGCTAAGGACAAAAACCCTCCAGGGGTTAGAGGATATTGTATTGATGTGTTTGAAGCTGCCATAAACTTGCTGCCATATCCTGTCCCACGCACATATATGCTATATGGAGATGGAAAGAGAAACCCTGTATACAATGAACTTGTCAATGCAGTTTCTCAAAAT GATTATGATGCAGCTGTGGGAGATGTTACAATAGTTACAAATAGAACAAGAATTGTGGATTTTACACAGCCCTACATGGAATCAGGACTTGTTGTAGTTGCTGCTGTCAAGGAAGAAAAGTCTAGCCCTTGGGCATTCCTCAAGCCATTTACTGTGCAAATGTGGTGTGTCACTGGTGCCTTCTTTCTTTTTGTGGGTGCTGTTGTCTGGATTCTTGAGCACCGGATTAATCATGAATTTCGTGGTCCACCAAGCCAACAGCTTATCACAATATTCTG GTTTAGTTTCTCAACAATGTTCTTCTCCCACA GAGAGAACACTGCAAGCACACTGGGACGTATGGTACTGATCATATGGCTATTTGTTGTGTTGATTATCAATTCAAGCTATACAGCCAGTTTGACATCAATCCTCACAGTTCAGCAGTTAACATCACGGATTGAAGGGATTGACAGTTTGATCTCAAGTACTGAACCAATTGGAGTTCAAGATGGGTCATTTACATGGAACTACTTGGTTGAAGAGCTCAACATAGCAGAATCAAGGCTtgtaaaattgaaaaaccaagatGAATATTTTTCCGCCCTTAAACGTGGACCAACAGCTGGTGGGGTGGCTGCCATTGTTGATGAACTTCCTTACATTGAGCTCTTCTTGTCCAACACCGACTGTGCATTCAGGACAGTGGGACAGGAATTCACAAAAAGCGGATGGGGATTT GCATTTCAGAAGGACTCCCCTCTTGCAGTCGACTTGTCCACTGCCATCCTTCAACTCTCTGAAAATGGTGATCTCCAAAAAATTCATAACAAATGGCTGACACATGCAGAGTGCTCTATGCAAATCAATGAAGTTGATGAAAACCGACTCTCCTTGAGCAGCTTCTGGGGTTTGTTCTTGATATGTGGCTTTGCTTGCTTCATTGCTCTTACTATATTCTTCTTTAGGGTACTTTGTCAGTACCGTAAATTTGCTCAGGACGATGGTGAAGTTAGGGAGGTGGAGGAGATTCAGCGGGCAAGACCTAGACGCTCGCTGTGCTCCTTCAAAGATCTCATTGATTTTGCTGAtaggaaagaagaagagattaaggAGATGCTTAGGCGAAAGGGTAGTGATAGCAAGAGACAAGCTAGCCCCAGCACAGAAGAGACAAGCTAG